From a region of the Nyctibius grandis isolate bNycGra1 chromosome 12, bNycGra1.pri, whole genome shotgun sequence genome:
- the C12H19orf12 gene encoding protein C19orf12 homolog, whose product MPINVDDVIQLFCRLSEQKGMKAAVKHSGRGALVAGATAFVGGLVGGPPGIAVGGAFGGLLGAWMTTGQFKPVPQILLELPPAEQQKLCDEAVAILRHLDWTDLAQLTALVMGNAGLQQKLTAVLINYISKELRAEIQYGE is encoded by the exons ATGCCCATCAATGTTGATGATGTGATACAGCTGTTCTGCCGTCTCTCCGAGCAGAAAGGGATGAAAGCTGCTGTCAAACACTCTGGTCGAGGAGCACTGGTGGCGGGTGCAACAGCATTTGTTGGGGGTCTGGTGGGAGGTCCACCTGGAATCGCTGTAG GAGGAGCATTTGGTGGATTGCTTGGTGCCTGGATGACTACTGGACAGTTCAAGCCAGTCCCTCAGATTTTATTGGAATTGCCtcctgctgagcagcagaaacTCTGTGATGAAGCAGTTGCTATTCTCAGGCACTTAGACTGGACTGATCTTGCTCAGCTGACTGCTCTTGTAATGGGAAATGCTGGTCTCCAGCAGAAGTTGACAGCAGTGCTGATAAATTACATCTCCAAAGAGCTAAGAGCAGAGATACAGTATGGAGAATAA